The Apis mellifera strain DH4 linkage group LG13, Amel_HAv3.1, whole genome shotgun sequence genome includes a region encoding these proteins:
- the LOC102653899 gene encoding probable cytochrome P450 6a13, whose product MYIGFEIIYGIVIVFIAFYYYLTINNNFWKHRGISGPKPVLGFGNMKKIILGEESMSQYLTKLYHKYKNESMIGIFRLRTPALIIKDPDLIKIVLIKDFSKFMNRGLLPIISTEPISHHLFALEAERWHPLRKHLTSGFTSNKLKGMFCMIHECSKHLVNYLDNLVRKEEPVNVREVAAKFTTDVVGNCGFGVEMNSLSEKESEFRRLGKSIFNTNLQKIIKDRIRELTPQIYNFLLYILPLDGISPKILKLMEETIKYRKKYDIFRPDFMNIILELKKHPEKINIDITNELLAAQVFIFFAAGFETSSTLISNALYELALNPNIQDKLRKEIKKFESQNDEEWKYETIRNMDYLEKVIQETLRKYPPVPFLNRELIDDYTFESNKVTIPKGLKIWIPTYAIHNDPDIYPDPDKFDPERFSEDNIKQRHPMHFLPFGHGPRNCIGIRFAEYQTKIGLINILRNFKLDVCDKTLIPYKLHPRGLILIPLTDLYLKITRLTN is encoded by the exons atgtatattggtttcgaaattatttatggaatagtGATAGTGTTTATTGCGTTTTACTactatttaacaattaataataatttttggaaacatCGTGGAATATCTGGACCAAAACCCGTGTTGGGATTTGGcaatatgaaaaagataatattaggAGAGGAATCGATGTCACAATATCTCACAAAGCTGTACCATAAATATAAGAACGAATCTATGATTGGAATATTTAGACTAAGAACACCTGCCCTAATCATCAAAGATCCAGAtctcataaaaattgttttgattaaagacttttcaaaattcatgaaTAGAGGATTATTGCCAATTATCTCA acAGAACCAATATCCCATCATCTTTTCGCGTTAGAGGCAGAAAGATGGCACCCACTAAGAAAACATCTTACATCAGGATTTACAAGTAACAAACTTAAAGGAATGTTCTGCATGATTCACGAGTGTTCTAAGCATCTCGTAAACTATTTGGATAACTTagtaagaaaagaagaacCTGTCAATGTGCGAGAAGTTGCCGCCAAATTTACTACAGATGTCGTCGGAAACTGTGGTTTTGGCGTAGAAATGAATTCATTGTCAGAAAAAGAAAGCGAATTTCGGCGACTTGGAAAAAGTATCTTTAACACAAATTtgcagaaaataataaaagatagaatCAGAGAATTGACGCCACAGATATAcaactttcttctttatatactGCCATTAGATGGAATATCGCCAAAAATTCTGAAACTAATGGAGGagacaataaaatatagaaaaaaatatgatatcttTAGGCctgattttatgaatataatattagaactTAAGAAACATCcagaaaaaattaacatcg atataacaaatgaattattagcGGCGCaagtatttatctttttcgcgGCTGGCTTTGAAACTTCTTCAACATTGATAAGCAATGCTCTTTATGAACTCGCTTTGAATCCTAATATTCAGGATAAATTACGAAaggagattaaaaaatttgaatcgcaAAATGATGAAGAATGGAAATATGAAACTATTAGAAATATGGACTATTTGGAAAAAGTAATTCAag aaactttaagaaaatatCCACCTGTGCCATTTTTGAATAGAGAATTAATTGACGATTATACTTTTGAAAGTAATAAAGTGACAATTccaaaaggattaaaaatatggATACCCACTTACGCCATTCATAACGATCCAGATATTTATCCAGATCCAGATAAATTTGATCCTGAAAGATTTTCAGaggataatataaaacaaagacATCCTATGCATTTTTTACCTTTTGGACACGGACCAAGAAATTGCATTG GTATACGATTTGCCGaatatcaaacaaaaattggattgataaatattcttcgtAATTTCAAGCTTGATGTTTGCGACAAAACGTTAATTCCTTATAAACTTCATCCAcgtggattaattttaattcctttgacggatttatatttgaagataaCTAGATTGACGAATTAa
- the LOC413083 gene encoding probable cytochrome P450 6a14 codes for MYISLEIFCGIVVALIALYYYLTVNNNFWKNRGIAGPEPVLGFGNMKKVLLGKESMSQFLTKIYHEYKNEPIIGIFTTRTPQLIIKDPDLIKTILIKDFSKIMNRGLLPMVSGEPISQHLFNIEAERWRPLRIHLTPVFTANKLRGMFSLILECSMHFVSYVDSLVKKGEPVNVREVAARFTTDVVGSCGFGVEMNSLSEKESEFRRVGKSVFATNYARIIKHRIREFMPRLYNYILYLWPTDEMAEKIIKLTRETLEYREKNNLFRPDFMNILLDLKKHPEKIGLDVTNEFLAAQAFIFFVAGFETSSSTISNALYELALNPDVQDKLRKEIKEFAAKNDGEWRYETIKEMEYLGKVFQETLRKYPSLPFLTRELIEDYTFESNKVTIPKGLKIWIPTYAIHNDPDIYPDPDKFDPERFSDDKIKQRHPMHFLPFGHGPRNCIGARFAIYQTKIGLINILRNFKLDVCDKTLIPYKHHPRGLLLMPLTDLYLKITRLTN; via the exons ATGTATATcagtttagaaattttttgtggAATAGTAGTAGCGCTTATTGCACTCTACTATTATTTAAcagttaataacaatttttggaaaaatcgtGGAATAGCTGGACCAGAACCCGTTCTAGGATTTGGCAATATGAAGAAAGTATTGTTAGGGAAAGAATCGATGTCACAATTTCTTACAAAGATATACCATGAATATAAGAACGAACctataattggaatatttacaACAAGAACACcccaattaattatcaaagatCCAGATCTTATAAAAACTATCTTGATTAAAGATTTCTCCAAAATCATGAATCGAGGATTACTGCCAATGGTCTCg GGAGAGCCAATATCTCAACATCTCTTCAACATAGAGGCAGAAAGGTGGCGACCATTAAGAATACATCTTACACCAGTATTTACCGCCAATAAACTCAGAGGAATGTTTTCGTTGATTCTCGAGTGTTCTATGCATTTCGTAAGTTACGTGGATAGCTTAGTGAAGAAAGGAGAACCTGTCAATGTGCGAGAAGTTGCCGCCAGATTTACCACAGATGTCGTTGGAAGCTGTGGTTTCGGCGTAGAAATGAACTCGTTGTCGGAAAAAGAGAGCGAATTTCGACGAGTTGGAAAATCTGTTTTCGCTACAAATTACGcgagaataataaaacatagaaTCAGAGAGTTTATGCCGCGattgtacaattatattctttatctaTGGCCGACAGACGAAATGGcggagaaaattataaagctAACGAGAGAAACACTGGAATACAGAGAGAAGAACAATCTCTTTAGGCccgattttatgaatatactaTTAGATCTTAAGAAACATCCAGAAAAGATTGGCCTTG ACGTAACAAATGAATTCTTGGCAGCGCaagcatttattttcttcgttgcCGGTTTCGAGACTTCGTCATCAACGATTAGCAATGCTCTTTATGAATTAGCTTTGAATCCTGATGTTCAGGACAAGTTGcgaaaagaaatcaaagaatTCGCAGCAAAAAATGACGGAGAATGGAGATACGAAACCATAAAGGAAATGGAATATTTGGGAAAAGTTTTTCAAG aaaCTCTAAGAAAATATCCATCTTTGCCATTTTTGACTAGAGAATTAATTGAAGATTATACATTCGAAAGTAATAAAGTGACAATTCCAAAAGGGTTAAAAATATGGATACCCACTTACGCCATTCATAACGATCCAGATATTTATCCGGATCCAGATAAATTTGATCCTGAAAGATTTTCGGATGATAAGATAAAACAAAGACATCCCATGCATTTTTTACCTTTTGGACACGGACCAAGAAATTGCATTG GTGCACGATTTGCCAtatatcaaacaaaaattggattgataaatattcttcgtAATTTCAAGCTTGATGTTTGCGACAAAACGTTAATTCCTTATAAACATCATCCACGTGGTTTACTTTTAATGCCTTTGAcggatttatatttgaagataaCTAGATTgacaaattaa
- the LOC551845 gene encoding potassium voltage-gated channel protein Shaw isoform X2, producing the protein MRKLDDGRWNDHVILNVGGVRHETYKSTLKKIPATRLSRLTEALVNYDPVLNEYFYDRHPGVFAQVLNYYRTGKLHYPTDVCGPLFEEELDFWGLDSNQVEPCCWSTYSRHRDTEATLAILDKLDVEGERLSEEQIARLFGFDEENGGKGTRLTRWQRLRAGVWALFDEPYSSFAAKCIACVSILFICLSVLCFCLKSHTKRSRDDDLHSHPLLFYVEHACNAWFTLEITLRCLVNPSLKRFAMSPLNAIDLAATLSFYTEFLTKSSLYLEILSIARVLRLFKLTRHSPGLRILIHTFKASAKELALLVFFLVLGIVLFASLIFYAERLQARSKLPKQKRRILPAEVPRRSRCLSYRDANDIQFQLASRSLRPRPPTIGLENVLNLQSPPSEEA; encoded by the exons ATGAGGAAACTGGATGACGGTAGATGGAACGACCATGTGATCCTGAACGTTGGCGGTGTACGCCACGAAACTTACAAATCCACGTTGAAGAAAATACCAGCGACCAGGCTGTCGCGTTTAACCGAGGCACTGGTCAATTACGATCCTGTTTTGAACGAGTACTTTTACGACCGGCATCCTGGCGTCTTCGCTCAAGTATTGAATTACTATCGTACGGGAAAACTTCATTACCCAACAGATGTCTGCGGGCCACTTTTCGAGGAGGAACTCGACTTCTGGGGTCTGGACTCTAATCAG GTGGAGCCATGCTGTTGGAGCACGTACAGCAGGCACAGAGACACCGAGGCGACCTTGGCGATCCTCGACAAATTGGACGTGGAGGGTGAGAGGCTGAGCGAGGAGCAGATCGCGCGGCTTTTCGGTTTCGACGAGGAGAACGGGGGGAAGGGAACAAGGTTGACGAGATGGCAGAGGTTACGGGCGGGGGTGTGGGCACTATTCGACGAGCCTTACTCGTCCTTTGCCGCGAAGTGCATAGCATGCGTCTCGATACTTTTCATCTGCCTCTCGGTGCTGTGCTTCTGCCTCAAGAGTCATACGAAGCGATCGAGGGACGACGATCTTCATTCTCACCCCCTTCTCTTTTACGTAGAGCACGCGTGCAACGCGTGGTTCACCCTCGAGATCACCCTTCGATGCCTG GTAAACCCAAGCCTGAAGAGATTCGCTATGTCGCCATTGAACGCGATAGACTTGGCCGCAACGCTCAGCTTTTACACCGAGTTCCTCACGAAATCCAGCCTGTATCTCGAGATACTGTCGATAGCCCGGGTCCTCCGCCTCTTCAAGCTGACCAGACACTCACCAGGTCTCAGAATTCTGATCCACACCTTCAAAGCTTCGGCCAAGGAGCTCGCCTTGCTGGTTTTCTTTCTCGTCCTTGGGATAGTCTTGTTTGCAAGCCTCATCTTCTATGCTGAGCGCCTTCAA GCTCGCAGCAAATTGCCGAAACaaaaacgaagaattttaCCGGCTGAGGTGCCAAGACGATCGAGATGTTTGAGTTATCGAGATGCCAacgatattcaatttcaactcGCTTCCAGATCGTTGAGGCCGAGGCCGCCAACCATCGGATTGGAAAACGTTTTAAATTTAcag AGTCCACCGTCGGAGGAAGCATAA
- the LOC551845 gene encoding potassium voltage-gated channel protein Shaw isoform X1 → MRKLDDGRWNDHVILNVGGVRHETYKSTLKKIPATRLSRLTEALVNYDPVLNEYFYDRHPGVFAQVLNYYRTGKLHYPTDVCGPLFEEELDFWGLDSNQVEPCCWSTYSRHRDTEATLAILDKLDVEGERLSEEQIARLFGFDEENGGKGTRLTRWQRLRAGVWALFDEPYSSFAAKCIACVSILFICLSVLCFCLKSHTKRSRDDDLHSHPLLFYVEHACNAWFTLEITLRCLVNPSLKRFAMSPLNAIDLAATLSFYTEFLTKSSLYLEILSIARVLRLFKLTRHSPGLRILIHTFKASAKELALLVFFLVLGIVLFASLIFYAERLQENPHNDFDSIPRGLWWALVTMTTVGYGDMTPKTFPGMFIGGLCAIAGVLAIALPVPVIVSNFSMFYSHTQARSKLPKQKRRILPAEVPRRSRCLSYRDANDIQFQLASRSLRPRPPTIGLENVLNLQSPPSEEA, encoded by the exons ATGAGGAAACTGGATGACGGTAGATGGAACGACCATGTGATCCTGAACGTTGGCGGTGTACGCCACGAAACTTACAAATCCACGTTGAAGAAAATACCAGCGACCAGGCTGTCGCGTTTAACCGAGGCACTGGTCAATTACGATCCTGTTTTGAACGAGTACTTTTACGACCGGCATCCTGGCGTCTTCGCTCAAGTATTGAATTACTATCGTACGGGAAAACTTCATTACCCAACAGATGTCTGCGGGCCACTTTTCGAGGAGGAACTCGACTTCTGGGGTCTGGACTCTAATCAG GTGGAGCCATGCTGTTGGAGCACGTACAGCAGGCACAGAGACACCGAGGCGACCTTGGCGATCCTCGACAAATTGGACGTGGAGGGTGAGAGGCTGAGCGAGGAGCAGATCGCGCGGCTTTTCGGTTTCGACGAGGAGAACGGGGGGAAGGGAACAAGGTTGACGAGATGGCAGAGGTTACGGGCGGGGGTGTGGGCACTATTCGACGAGCCTTACTCGTCCTTTGCCGCGAAGTGCATAGCATGCGTCTCGATACTTTTCATCTGCCTCTCGGTGCTGTGCTTCTGCCTCAAGAGTCATACGAAGCGATCGAGGGACGACGATCTTCATTCTCACCCCCTTCTCTTTTACGTAGAGCACGCGTGCAACGCGTGGTTCACCCTCGAGATCACCCTTCGATGCCTG GTAAACCCAAGCCTGAAGAGATTCGCTATGTCGCCATTGAACGCGATAGACTTGGCCGCAACGCTCAGCTTTTACACCGAGTTCCTCACGAAATCCAGCCTGTATCTCGAGATACTGTCGATAGCCCGGGTCCTCCGCCTCTTCAAGCTGACCAGACACTCACCAGGTCTCAGAATTCTGATCCACACCTTCAAAGCTTCGGCCAAGGAGCTCGCCTTGCTGGTTTTCTTTCTCGTCCTTGGGATAGTCTTGTTTGCAAGCCTCATCTTCTATGCTGAGCGCCTTCAA GAGAACCCGCATAACGACTTCGACAGCATACCACGAGGTCTCTGGTGGGCTTTGGTGACCATGACGACAGTTGGTTACGGCGACATGACACCAAAAACCTTTCCCGGAATGTTCATAGGGGGATTGTGCGCTATTGCAGGCGTTTTAGCCATCGCTCTTCCGGTTCCTGTTATCGTCAGCAACTTCTCCATGTTTTATTCCCACACACAG GCTCGCAGCAAATTGCCGAAACaaaaacgaagaattttaCCGGCTGAGGTGCCAAGACGATCGAGATGTTTGAGTTATCGAGATGCCAacgatattcaatttcaactcGCTTCCAGATCGTTGAGGCCGAGGCCGCCAACCATCGGATTGGAAAACGTTTTAAATTTAcag AGTCCACCGTCGGAGGAAGCATAA
- the LOC551845 gene encoding potassium voltage-gated channel protein Shaw isoform X3 yields the protein MRKLDDGRWNDHVILNVGGVRHETYKSTLKKIPATRLSRLTEALVNYDPVLNEYFYDRHPGVFAQVLNYYRTGKLHYPTDVCGPLFEEELDFWGLDSNQVEPCCWSTYSRHRDTEATLAILDKLDVEGERLSEEQIARLFGFDEENGGKGTRLTRWQRLRAGVWALFDEPYSSFAAKCIACVSILFICLSVLCFCLKSHTKRSRDDDLHSHPLLFYVEHACNAWFTLEITLRCLENPHNDFDSIPRGLWWALVTMTTVGYGDMTPKTFPGMFIGGLCAIAGVLAIALPVPVIVSNFSMFYSHTQARSKLPKQKRRILPAEVPRRSRCLSYRDANDIQFQLASRSLRPRPPTIGLENVLNLQSPPSEEA from the exons ATGAGGAAACTGGATGACGGTAGATGGAACGACCATGTGATCCTGAACGTTGGCGGTGTACGCCACGAAACTTACAAATCCACGTTGAAGAAAATACCAGCGACCAGGCTGTCGCGTTTAACCGAGGCACTGGTCAATTACGATCCTGTTTTGAACGAGTACTTTTACGACCGGCATCCTGGCGTCTTCGCTCAAGTATTGAATTACTATCGTACGGGAAAACTTCATTACCCAACAGATGTCTGCGGGCCACTTTTCGAGGAGGAACTCGACTTCTGGGGTCTGGACTCTAATCAG GTGGAGCCATGCTGTTGGAGCACGTACAGCAGGCACAGAGACACCGAGGCGACCTTGGCGATCCTCGACAAATTGGACGTGGAGGGTGAGAGGCTGAGCGAGGAGCAGATCGCGCGGCTTTTCGGTTTCGACGAGGAGAACGGGGGGAAGGGAACAAGGTTGACGAGATGGCAGAGGTTACGGGCGGGGGTGTGGGCACTATTCGACGAGCCTTACTCGTCCTTTGCCGCGAAGTGCATAGCATGCGTCTCGATACTTTTCATCTGCCTCTCGGTGCTGTGCTTCTGCCTCAAGAGTCATACGAAGCGATCGAGGGACGACGATCTTCATTCTCACCCCCTTCTCTTTTACGTAGAGCACGCGTGCAACGCGTGGTTCACCCTCGAGATCACCCTTCGATGCCTG GAGAACCCGCATAACGACTTCGACAGCATACCACGAGGTCTCTGGTGGGCTTTGGTGACCATGACGACAGTTGGTTACGGCGACATGACACCAAAAACCTTTCCCGGAATGTTCATAGGGGGATTGTGCGCTATTGCAGGCGTTTTAGCCATCGCTCTTCCGGTTCCTGTTATCGTCAGCAACTTCTCCATGTTTTATTCCCACACACAG GCTCGCAGCAAATTGCCGAAACaaaaacgaagaattttaCCGGCTGAGGTGCCAAGACGATCGAGATGTTTGAGTTATCGAGATGCCAacgatattcaatttcaactcGCTTCCAGATCGTTGAGGCCGAGGCCGCCAACCATCGGATTGGAAAACGTTTTAAATTTAcag AGTCCACCGTCGGAGGAAGCATAA